A genomic stretch from Lathyrus oleraceus cultivar Zhongwan6 chromosome 2, CAAS_Psat_ZW6_1.0, whole genome shotgun sequence includes:
- the LOC127117882 gene encoding elongation factor 1-beta 2: MAVTFSDLHTEQGIKSLDEFLSGKTYISGDQLTKDDIKVYGAVTEKPSESFPNAANWYDAVSSSLAASFPGKAQGVKFTGSGAAPAAEAPAKADAPAAEDDDDLDLFGDETEDEKKAAEEREAAKKPAKKKESGKSSILLDVKPWDDETDMKKLEEAVRSVEIPGLTWGASKLVAVGYGIKKLQIMLTIIDDLVSVDDLIEETLTVEPINEYVQSCDIVAFNKI, translated from the exons ATGGCTGTTACTTTCTCAGATCTACACACAGAACAGGGTATCAAATCCCTCGACGAATTCCTCTCCGGAAAAACCTATATCTCTGG GGATCAATTGACGAAGGATGATATCAAAGTGTATGGAGCTGTTACTGAGAAGCCAAGTGAGTCTTTCCCCAATGCTGCTAATTGGTATGATGCCGTGTCTTCAAGTCTTGCTGCTAG TTTCCCTGGAAAAGCTCAAGGTGTGAAGTTTACAGGAAGTGGTGCTGCTCCAGCTGCAGAAGCACCTGCCAAAGCA GATGCTCCCGCtgctgaagatgatgatgatCTTGATCTCTTCGGTGATGAAACTGAGGATGAGAAGAAGGCAGCAGAGGAAAGGGAGGCTGCTAAAAAACCTGCCAAGAAGAAAGAAA GCGGAAAGTCTTCCATTCTGCTTGATGTTAAGCCTTGGGATGATGAGACAGACATGAAGAAGCTGGAAGAGGCTGTTCGCAGCGTTGAGATTCCCGGTTTAACCTGGGGAGCAT CCAAGCTTGTTGCTGTCGGATACGGAATCAAGAAGCTACAAATCATGTTGACAATTATCGATGACCTTGTCTCGGTGGACGACCTCATTGAGGAGACACTCACAGTTGAGCCAATTAATGAGTATGTCCAGAGTTGTGACATTGTAGCATTCAACAAAATTTAA